A genomic window from Streptococcus sanguinis includes:
- a CDS encoding response regulator, translated as MYSIMIVEDEYLVRQGIASLVNYEQFGMQVIAQAENGIEAWQKFQKNPADILLTDINMPQMNGLELAKLVRDQAPKCHIVFLTGYDDFDYARTAIKLGADDYLLKPFSKDDVEEMLAKLRTKLDKERKKAQIQNLVDQGQRSELEEAIHERLADSELSLKSLAFQLGFSPSYLSVLIKKELGLPFQDYLIQERMKKAKLLLLTTDLKIYEIAEQVGFDDMNYFSQRFKQVVGLTPRQFKKGEEK; from the coding sequence GTGTATTCAATTATGATTGTAGAGGATGAGTATCTGGTAAGACAGGGGATTGCGTCCTTGGTAAACTATGAACAGTTTGGTATGCAAGTCATTGCCCAGGCTGAAAATGGAATAGAAGCTTGGCAGAAATTTCAGAAAAATCCTGCTGACATTTTGCTGACCGATATCAATATGCCACAGATGAACGGTCTCGAACTGGCCAAGCTAGTCAGAGACCAGGCTCCTAAGTGCCATATCGTTTTTCTGACGGGATATGATGATTTTGACTATGCTCGGACGGCCATTAAGCTAGGTGCAGATGACTATCTGCTAAAGCCCTTTTCCAAGGATGATGTTGAGGAAATGTTGGCCAAGCTGCGGACCAAGCTCGATAAAGAACGTAAAAAAGCCCAGATTCAAAACTTGGTTGATCAGGGGCAACGCTCTGAGTTGGAAGAGGCTATTCACGAGCGTCTAGCTGATTCAGAATTAAGTCTGAAAAGTTTGGCTTTCCAATTAGGGTTTAGTCCGTCCTATCTTAGCGTTCTTATCAAAAAAGAATTAGGCTTGCCCTTTCAGGATTATCTGATCCAAGAGCGGATGAAAAAAGCAAAACTCTTACTCTTAACTACAGATTTGAAGATTTATGAAATAGCAGAGCAGGTAGGTTTTGACGATATGAACTATTTTTCTCAGCGCTTCAAGCAGGTGGTTGGGCTGACACCCCGGCAGTTTAAAAAAGGAGAGGAGAAATGA
- the msrB gene encoding peptide-methionine (R)-S-oxide reductase MsrB, producing the protein MEGKWKILLVMLGLLVCFGLVYVIAGNGKQSSPEQIKKASMSKTEAVSQQKQEDVKEEDKREIYLAGGCFWGVEEYFSRVPGVLDAVSGYANGKGDMTKYELVSQTGHAETVHITYNAKKISLKEILLHYFRIIDPTSKNKQGNDQGTQYRTGVYYTDEADLDTINQVFDEVAKKYDKPLAVEKEPLKNFIKAEDYHQDYLKKNPNGYCHIDVNQAAYPVIEASRYPKPSDEEIKAKLSPEEYAVTQKNDTERAFSNRYWDKFDAGIYVDVVTGEPLFSSKDKFDSGCGWPSFTRPISPDVATYKEDKSFNMTRTEVRSRVGNSHLGHVFTDGPKDKGGLRYCINSLSIKFIPKAEMEEKGYGYLLDYV; encoded by the coding sequence ATGGAAGGAAAATGGAAAATTCTTCTGGTTATGCTTGGCTTGCTTGTCTGCTTTGGACTGGTCTATGTGATTGCGGGAAATGGTAAGCAATCATCTCCTGAACAGATTAAGAAAGCCTCTATGAGTAAGACAGAAGCTGTATCCCAACAAAAGCAAGAAGATGTCAAGGAAGAGGACAAGCGGGAGATTTATCTTGCCGGTGGCTGTTTCTGGGGGGTAGAAGAATACTTTTCTCGCGTGCCAGGTGTACTTGATGCAGTATCAGGCTATGCAAATGGTAAGGGCGACATGACCAAGTATGAATTGGTCTCCCAAACTGGTCACGCTGAGACGGTTCACATCACTTACAATGCCAAGAAAATTTCGCTAAAAGAAATTCTGCTTCACTATTTCCGCATCATTGATCCAACTTCTAAAAACAAGCAGGGAAATGATCAGGGTACCCAGTATCGGACAGGCGTTTATTATACGGACGAAGCTGATCTTGATACTATTAATCAGGTCTTTGATGAGGTTGCTAAGAAATATGATAAGCCTTTAGCTGTTGAAAAAGAACCTCTGAAAAACTTTATCAAGGCAGAAGATTATCATCAGGATTACCTAAAAAAGAATCCTAATGGATATTGCCATATTGATGTCAATCAAGCTGCTTACCCAGTTATCGAAGCTAGTCGCTATCCTAAGCCTAGCGATGAAGAGATTAAGGCTAAGCTCTCGCCAGAAGAATACGCTGTCACACAAAAGAATGACACAGAGCGAGCTTTTTCTAATCGATATTGGGATAAGTTCGATGCTGGTATCTATGTGGATGTGGTGACAGGAGAACCTCTCTTTTCATCAAAGGATAAGTTTGACTCAGGCTGCGGTTGGCCCAGTTTCACCCGTCCTATTAGTCCAGATGTTGCGACTTATAAAGAAGATAAGAGTTTCAATATGACTCGAACGGAAGTTCGCAGTCGGGTTGGAAATTCCCATCTGGGGCATGTTTTCACAGACGGACCTAAGGACAAGGGAGGTTTGCGCTATTGTATCAATAGTCTGTCAATTAAGTTCATTCCAAAAGCTGAGATGGAGGAGAAGGGCTACGGTTATCTTTTGGATTATGTTTAA
- a CDS encoding redoxin domain-containing protein, with amino-acid sequence MKKISILTVSLLCVGFLGACSNQKMNSEVSKSDKSNMQTKADSEQSTKMAKDFSLQGVDGKTYKLSDFKGKKVYLKFWASWCSICLSTLGDTNDLAKEQSGKDYVVLSVVSPTFNGEKSADDFKEWYKSLDYKDFPVLMDTKGELLKEYGIRSYPSALFIGSDGSLAKTHIGYMSKEDIEKTLKEIK; translated from the coding sequence ATGAAGAAGATATCGATATTGACTGTCAGTCTGCTTTGTGTCGGCTTTTTGGGAGCCTGTTCAAATCAGAAGATGAACTCGGAAGTTTCTAAAAGTGATAAAAGCAATATGCAAACAAAAGCTGATTCTGAGCAATCTACCAAGATGGCCAAGGACTTTAGTCTTCAAGGAGTAGACGGCAAGACCTACAAGCTGTCTGATTTCAAAGGCAAGAAAGTATATCTAAAGTTTTGGGCTTCTTGGTGCTCTATCTGTCTATCCACTCTTGGAGATACCAATGATTTGGCTAAGGAGCAGTCAGGAAAAGATTATGTTGTCCTGTCAGTGGTGTCTCCGACTTTTAATGGAGAAAAGTCTGCAGATGATTTCAAGGAATGGTACAAATCTTTGGATTATAAAGACTTCCCAGTTCTCATGGACACCAAGGGAGAATTGCTGAAAGAATACGGTATTCGCTCTTATCCATCTGCTCTTTTTATTGGCAGCGATGGTTCTCTTGCCAAGACACATATTGGCTACATGAGCAAGGAAGATATTGAGAAAACACTAAAGGAAATCAAGTAG
- a CDS encoding HAMP domain-containing histidine kinase, protein MKLKSYILVGYLISTLLTILVVFWAVQRMLIAQSEIYFLVGVTLVASFIGAAVSLFLLSPVFSSLRHLKKQAQDIAGKDFGTEIEAKGPIEFQELGQAFNDMSHNLQETFASLDDSEQEKRMMIAQLSHDIKTPITSIQATVEGIIDGVIKEEEQVHYLTTIGRQTERLNKLVEELDVLTLNAQPRADSDNEVEIIFLDQLLIEAMSEFQLLIEREERDIYIQVSPESAKIKSHCDKLSRILVNLLNNAFKYSDPGTKVEVVAQLTEQYLTISVKDEGQGIAPEELDKIFKRLYRVETSRNMKTGGHGLGLAIAQELTHQLGGEITVESQYGLGSTFTFRLNLK, encoded by the coding sequence ATGAAGTTAAAAAGTTACATCCTAGTGGGGTATCTGATTTCTACCCTATTAACAATCTTAGTTGTATTTTGGGCAGTGCAGCGGATGTTAATCGCGCAAAGTGAGATTTATTTCTTGGTGGGAGTGACTTTGGTTGCTAGCTTTATTGGAGCAGCAGTTAGTCTCTTTCTATTATCGCCAGTCTTTTCTTCCCTGCGACATCTAAAAAAACAAGCCCAGGATATAGCCGGTAAGGATTTTGGGACAGAGATTGAAGCCAAGGGACCTATTGAATTTCAGGAGTTAGGTCAAGCTTTTAATGATATGTCTCATAATTTACAAGAAACCTTTGCATCCCTTGATGATAGTGAGCAGGAAAAGAGGATGATGATTGCCCAGCTTTCTCATGATATTAAAACACCCATTACTTCTATACAAGCGACTGTAGAGGGAATTATAGATGGAGTTATCAAGGAAGAGGAGCAGGTTCATTATTTAACGACCATTGGTCGTCAGACAGAACGTTTGAATAAACTAGTAGAGGAGTTGGATGTTCTGACTCTTAATGCTCAACCTCGAGCAGATTCAGATAACGAAGTCGAAATCATCTTTTTAGACCAGTTATTGATTGAGGCCATGAGTGAATTTCAACTATTGATAGAACGAGAAGAGCGAGACATTTACATTCAAGTATCTCCTGAATCTGCGAAAATAAAGAGCCATTGTGACAAGCTTTCCCGTATCTTAGTCAACTTACTGAACAATGCCTTTAAATACTCGGATCCTGGGACCAAAGTCGAGGTTGTGGCGCAATTAACAGAGCAGTACTTGACAATCAGTGTGAAGGATGAAGGACAGGGCATCGCTCCTGAGGAGCTGGATAAGATTTTTAAACGCCTTTACCGTGTGGAAACCTCTCGGAATATGAAGACGGGTGGCCATGGTTTAGGACTTGCCATTGCTCAAGAACTGACTCATCAGTTAGGTGGAGAAATTACAGTTGAAAGTCAATATGGACTAGGAAGCACATTTACATTTCGTTTAAACTTGAAATAA
- a CDS encoding response regulator transcription factor gives MGKTILLVDDEMDILDIQKRYLLQAGYQVLVAHDGFEGLELFRKKSVDLIITDIMMPNMDGYDFISEVQYLAPDQPFLFTTAKTSEQDRIYGLSLGADDFLAKPFSPRELVLRVNNILRRLQRRGETEQIELGDLVMNHVTHEVRIGDQFLELTVKSFELLWILASNPERVFSKTELYEKVWQEDYVDDTNTLNVHIHALRQELTKHARGNTPAIKTVWGLGYKMERP, from the coding sequence ATGGGAAAGACAATTTTACTTGTTGATGATGAGATGGATATCCTAGATATCCAAAAACGTTATCTATTGCAGGCTGGTTACCAAGTTTTAGTCGCTCATGATGGATTTGAAGGTTTAGAACTTTTCAGAAAAAAATCCGTTGATCTAATCATCACAGATATCATGATGCCAAATATGGATGGTTATGATTTTATCAGTGAGGTTCAGTATTTAGCTCCTGATCAACCTTTTCTTTTTACAACCGCTAAGACCAGCGAGCAGGACAGGATTTATGGTTTGAGCTTGGGAGCAGATGATTTTCTTGCAAAGCCCTTTAGCCCTCGAGAGTTAGTTTTAAGAGTCAATAACATCTTGCGTCGTCTTCAGCGTAGGGGAGAGACAGAACAAATTGAGCTCGGTGATTTAGTGATGAATCATGTGACTCATGAGGTTCGTATTGGAGATCAATTTCTAGAATTAACAGTGAAATCCTTTGAACTCCTCTGGATATTAGCCAGTAATCCTGAGAGAGTGTTCTCAAAGACAGAACTTTATGAGAAGGTGTGGCAGGAAGACTATGTAGATGATACCAACACACTCAATGTTCATATCCATGCACTCAGACAAGAATTGACCAAGCATGCTAGAGGGAACACTCCTGCCATCAAAACGGTCTGGGGGCTAGGGTATAAGATGGAAAGACCATGA
- a CDS encoding YSIRK-type signal peptide-containing protein yields the protein MRFNSNQKYTRWSIRRLSVGVASVAVASGFFVLVGQPSSVHADEVNLTPAQVVPNPSSVTEKSELPENVLKEAVDTALPENQTIPSSKEAVDETNSSEKTSTDSKDDVAKPKEEQDTPKVNYPAEEQSKPEVAPATVGSQDREAPTPQSVTTPEEVKKGVSENTKDTVDVPASYLEKANVPGPFLAGVNQVIPYEAFGGDGMLTRLLLKSSDKAPWSDNGTANNPALLPLEGLAKGQYFYEVDLNGNTTGKEGQALLDQLRANGTQAYQATVKVYGAKDGKPDLTNLITTKNVTVKLNGSVSKDAVKDSVANNIKNSIDVPASYLEKANVPGPFLAGVNQVIPYEAFGGDGMLTRLLLKSSDKAPWSDNGTANNPALLPLEGLAKGQYFYEVDLNGNTTGKEGQALLDQLRANGTQAYQATVKVYGAKDGKPDLTNLIATRQVTIQLRGKEVATTPSQQGQMNTKPSVTDSIGKVKDMAIEEQHMSDMKVDHPTSSSMADTAKKFDKSTLPKTGEAQTATATISFFGLTLAGLLGFLGLKSKHED from the coding sequence ATGAGATTCAATTCAAATCAAAAATATACTCGTTGGTCAATTCGTCGCTTAAGCGTTGGTGTAGCTTCTGTTGCAGTTGCCAGTGGTTTTTTTGTCCTAGTCGGTCAGCCAAGCTCTGTACATGCAGATGAAGTCAATTTAACACCAGCACAAGTTGTACCAAATCCTTCATCGGTAACAGAAAAAAGTGAGTTACCAGAAAATGTTCTTAAAGAAGCTGTGGATACGGCTCTTCCAGAAAATCAGACGATTCCAAGTTCAAAGGAAGCGGTCGATGAAACTAATTCCTCAGAGAAGACTAGTACTGATTCTAAAGATGACGTTGCAAAACCGAAAGAAGAACAGGATACACCAAAGGTCAATTATCCAGCAGAAGAACAAAGCAAACCAGAGGTAGCTCCTGCGACAGTTGGTAGCCAAGATCGTGAAGCTCCTACTCCTCAATCAGTAACAACTCCAGAGGAAGTTAAAAAAGGAGTTTCTGAGAATACGAAGGACACAGTAGATGTTCCAGCCAGCTATCTTGAAAAAGCGAATGTTCCAGGTCCATTCTTGGCCGGAGTTAACCAAGTCATTCCGTATGAAGCTTTCGGTGGTGATGGTATGTTGACGCGTCTCTTGCTCAAATCTTCTGACAAGGCGCCATGGTCCGACAATGGCACAGCGAATAACCCAGCCCTCTTACCACTTGAAGGCTTGGCCAAAGGTCAATACTTCTATGAAGTGGATTTGAATGGCAACACGACAGGCAAAGAAGGTCAAGCCCTTCTCGACCAACTTCGTGCTAATGGCACTCAAGCTTACCAAGCTACTGTCAAAGTCTATGGTGCCAAAGATGGCAAACCGGACTTGACAAATCTTATCACGACAAAAAATGTAACAGTGAAGTTGAACGGCTCTGTTTCAAAAGACGCAGTTAAAGACTCTGTTGCTAACAACATCAAAAATAGCATTGATGTTCCAGCCAGTTATCTTGAAAAAGCAAATGTTCCAGGTCCATTCTTGGCCGGAGTTAACCAAGTCATTCCGTATGAAGCTTTCGGTGGTGACGGTATGTTGACGCGTCTCTTGCTCAAATCTTCTGACAAGGCACCATGGTCCGATAATGGCACAGCGAATAACCCAGCCCTCTTACCACTTGAAGGCTTGGCCAAAGGTCAATACTTCTATGAAGTGGATTTGAATGGCAACACGACAGGCAAAGAAGGTCAAGCCCTTCTCGACCAACTTCGTGCTAATGGCACTCAAGCTTACCAAGCTACTGTCAAAGTCTATGGTGCCAAAGATGGCAAACCAGATTTGACAAATCTTATCGCAACTCGTCAAGTAACGATTCAGCTTCGTGGAAAAGAAGTGGCGACAACACCTTCTCAACAAGGTCAGATGAATACGAAGCCTTCTGTAACAGATTCTATTGGTAAAGTTAAGGATATGGCGATAGAAGAGCAACATATGTCAGATATGAAGGTTGATCATCCAACTTCTAGCTCAATGGCTGATACAGCGAAAAAGTTTGATAAATCTACGCTACCAAAAACTGGTGAAGCTCAAACAGCCACAGCTACCATTAGTTTCTTTGGACTAACCTTGGCAGGTCTTCTTGGATTTCTAGGTTTGAAATCTAAACATGAAGATTAA
- a CDS encoding IS1182 family transposase — MFHKEKSDYNRCQYGFYTIDELVPEDHFLRQLEAEVDFDFIYDLVEETYSPDQGRPSLDPVMLVKIPLIQCFYGIRSMRQTIKDIEVNVAYRWFLGLSLDDKVPHFTTYGKNYSRRFQDKALITEIFSHVLHQALCAGLIDPSEIFVDGTHIKAAANSHKYHKEMVAQQATFMSEQLEVEIDLDRRKHEKKPLKPAKESEAKEKKISRTDPESGWFHKGEHKEVFAYSAQVACDKHGWALAYTVEAGNVHDSQAFPALFAKIEPFHPTYLIADAGYKTPSIAKFLLDREITPVFPYTRPKGVKGNLRPNDFVYDSYYDCYLCPENQVLTYRTTTRAGYREYKSDSTVCVACPLLSVCTQSQNQQKVITRHVWKDALECCEEIRHQRGMKELYKKRKETIERLFGTAKEYHNLRYTREKGKSKMEDKVGLTLACLNLKKLVKMRVGKPFYFVQMTIMLSKDEIKR, encoded by the coding sequence ATGTTTCACAAAGAAAAATCTGATTATAATCGCTGCCAATATGGCTTCTATACGATAGACGAATTGGTCCCAGAAGATCACTTTCTTCGCCAATTGGAAGCGGAGGTTGATTTTGACTTTATCTATGACTTGGTTGAAGAAACCTATAGCCCAGATCAGGGTCGTCCCAGTCTAGATCCCGTCATGTTGGTCAAAATTCCTTTGATTCAATGTTTTTATGGCATTCGCTCCATGCGCCAAACCATTAAAGACATAGAAGTAAACGTAGCTTATCGTTGGTTTCTTGGACTAAGCTTGGATGACAAGGTGCCTCATTTTACCACATATGGAAAGAATTACAGCCGTCGTTTTCAAGATAAAGCACTGATTACTGAGATATTTTCACACGTACTCCATCAAGCTTTATGTGCTGGTTTGATTGATCCTTCTGAGATATTTGTGGATGGAACCCATATTAAAGCGGCAGCCAACAGCCACAAGTATCATAAGGAAATGGTTGCCCAACAAGCTACATTTATGAGTGAGCAATTGGAAGTTGAGATTGATTTAGATAGGAGAAAACACGAAAAAAAGCCCTTAAAGCCCGCAAAAGAAAGCGAGGCTAAGGAAAAGAAAATCTCAAGGACAGATCCTGAGAGTGGTTGGTTCCACAAGGGGGAACACAAGGAAGTCTTTGCCTATTCTGCCCAAGTAGCGTGTGATAAGCATGGTTGGGCCTTGGCTTATACGGTTGAAGCAGGAAATGTTCATGATAGTCAGGCTTTCCCTGCCCTTTTTGCCAAGATTGAGCCTTTTCATCCAACCTATCTCATCGCAGATGCAGGTTATAAAACCCCAAGTATTGCAAAATTTTTGTTAGACAGAGAGATTACCCCTGTCTTCCCTTATACCCGCCCCAAGGGTGTAAAAGGGAACTTAAGGCCCAATGATTTTGTTTATGATTCCTATTATGACTGTTACCTCTGTCCAGAGAACCAAGTGTTAACCTATCGCACGACGACCCGAGCAGGCTACCGTGAGTATAAGAGTGATTCAACAGTATGTGTCGCCTGTCCCCTATTATCTGTTTGTACCCAGAGCCAGAATCAGCAGAAAGTCATCACAAGACATGTATGGAAAGATGCGCTTGAATGTTGTGAAGAGATTCGACACCAAAGAGGGATGAAGGAGCTCTATAAGAAGCGCAAAGAAACCATTGAGCGGCTCTTTGGGACAGCTAAAGAATACCACAACCTCCGTTATACAAGAGAGAAAGGCAAGTCCAAGATGGAAGATAAGGTTGGGCTTACTTTGGCGTGTTTGAATCTCAAAAAACTAGTAAAAATGAGGGTGGGGAAGCCTTTTTATTTTGTTCAAATGACCATTATGCTATCAAAAGATGAAATCAAAAGATGA
- the brnQ gene encoding branched-chain amino acid transport system II carrier protein: protein MIKKGALTGLLLFGIFFGAGNLIFPPSLGTLSGQHFWPAIAGFVLSGVGLAVLTLIIGTLNPKGYIHEISQKIAPWFAIIYLVALYLSIGPFFAIPRTATVAYEVGIAPMLSKNMTGIGSIVFTTLYFVAAYLISLNPSKILDRIGRILTPVFAVLIIILVILGALKYGSTAPQQASQAYSASAFGQGFLEGYNTLDALASVAFSVIAVTTLNQLGFKNKKEYVSTIWVVGLMVAFGFSAMYIGLAFLGNHFPVPAEIIAKGNPGVYVLSQATQAIFGPTAQIFLAAMVTVTCFTTTAGLIVSTGEFFHKTFPKLSYKVYATVFTLIGFAIANLGLNAIIQYSVPVLQILYPITIVIVLIVIVNKFLPLSKVGMQLTVAAVTLISFAGILGQQFHITKVSDMVNALPFAQASLPWLVPALVGILLSLFLPNKQKSEVFEIEA from the coding sequence GTGATTAAAAAAGGTGCCTTGACAGGCTTGCTCTTATTTGGAATATTTTTCGGTGCTGGGAACTTAATTTTCCCACCTTCGCTTGGAACATTATCAGGCCAGCATTTTTGGCCGGCTATTGCAGGATTTGTCCTGTCCGGGGTTGGGCTTGCTGTTCTGACTTTGATTATCGGAACGCTCAATCCTAAGGGCTATATCCACGAGATTTCTCAGAAGATTGCGCCTTGGTTTGCTATTATCTATCTTGTAGCCTTGTATCTGTCAATCGGGCCCTTTTTTGCTATTCCGCGGACAGCGACAGTAGCTTATGAAGTTGGTATCGCTCCTATGCTGTCTAAAAACATGACTGGTATAGGATCGATTGTTTTCACGACCCTTTACTTTGTGGCGGCTTATCTGATTTCTTTGAATCCATCTAAGATTTTGGATCGGATTGGACGTATTCTGACGCCTGTTTTTGCAGTTTTGATCATCATCTTAGTCATTCTAGGGGCTTTGAAATACGGTTCAACTGCTCCTCAGCAGGCTTCACAAGCTTATTCTGCGTCAGCTTTTGGGCAAGGGTTCTTGGAAGGTTATAATACTTTGGATGCCTTGGCTTCCGTGGCCTTCAGTGTAATCGCAGTAACAACTCTTAACCAGCTAGGTTTCAAGAATAAAAAGGAATATGTTTCAACTATCTGGGTTGTTGGTTTGATGGTAGCGTTTGGCTTTAGCGCCATGTATATCGGTTTGGCGTTTCTGGGCAATCATTTCCCAGTTCCAGCTGAGATTATTGCCAAAGGCAATCCAGGTGTTTATGTCCTATCGCAGGCGACACAGGCTATCTTTGGACCTACAGCTCAGATTTTCCTTGCAGCTATGGTTACTGTGACTTGCTTTACGACAACAGCAGGACTTATTGTATCGACTGGGGAATTCTTCCATAAAACTTTCCCTAAGCTATCTTATAAAGTTTACGCAACTGTCTTTACTTTGATTGGGTTTGCGATTGCTAATCTTGGCCTCAATGCCATTATTCAATATTCTGTTCCAGTCTTGCAAATTCTCTATCCAATTACCATTGTTATCGTGCTGATTGTCATTGTCAATAAATTCTTGCCACTGTCCAAAGTCGGTATGCAATTGACGGTAGCAGCAGTGACTCTGATTTCCTTTGCGGGTATTCTTGGGCAGCAGTTCCATATTACAAAGGTAAGTGATATGGTAAATGCCCTTCCGTTTGCTCAGGCTTCTTTGCCTTGGTTGGTGCCAGCTCTAGTTGGAATCCTACTTTCTCTCTTTTTGCCAAACAAACAGAAGAGTGAAGTTTTTGAAATTGAAGCATAA
- a CDS encoding GNAT family N-acetyltransferase, with protein MSLTSQIITAEFPDLDKVEALNREAFPVEERVAISEFLRYTNDKRSHFFAFYNEEEFVGFAFAVYNEKMFYVSFFAIMPHLRSHGYGGEIIHKLTEFYQKTMVLEVERVDEECDNLEQRQARMDFYKRNGFRTTNAFLEYEGLSFEILYLGHHFDEEAYRDIFHMLQEKNFFEFEIKYRRFSDV; from the coding sequence ATGTCTTTAACTAGTCAAATTATTACAGCAGAATTTCCCGATTTGGATAAGGTTGAGGCCTTAAACCGCGAGGCTTTTCCTGTAGAGGAAAGGGTAGCTATCAGCGAATTTCTCCGTTATACAAATGATAAGCGTTCTCATTTCTTTGCCTTCTACAATGAGGAAGAATTTGTTGGTTTTGCTTTTGCAGTCTATAATGAAAAAATGTTCTATGTCAGCTTCTTTGCGATTATGCCGCACCTTCGCAGTCATGGCTATGGGGGTGAAATTATTCATAAACTGACAGAGTTTTATCAAAAAACCATGGTTCTAGAGGTGGAACGTGTCGATGAAGAATGTGACAATCTAGAACAACGTCAAGCACGTATGGACTTTTATAAGCGTAACGGCTTCCGAACGACCAATGCCTTTCTGGAATATGAAGGATTAAGCTTTGAAATCCTGTATTTGGGACATCATTTTGATGAGGAGGCTTATCGAGATATTTTCCATATGCTGCAAGAGAAGAACTTTTTTGAATTCGAAATTAAGTACCGAAGATTTAGCGATGTATAA